From the Brassica napus cultivar Da-Ae unplaced genomic scaffold, Da-Ae ScsIHWf_646;HRSCAF=948, whole genome shotgun sequence genome, one window contains:
- the LOC125604872 gene encoding uncharacterized protein LOC125604872, producing MDVSEDLARDYPPRLYPEGASIFENKSINTNSHFSEIPRLRQAIGIDVWDNLKTYPVGLIAKLAESKLVWSVPLGYGPKFDELIEALTECPFSSADQRKWYGLLFLQAIGLYGLHHNCRIPFESAKRVFDDDALMTYPWGRTAYEFLVNSMKLLHPQGGSYTLSGFKDVLLVWAYESVTVFGELYGRKVNPDKIPLLRWGGSRTRASLATTIAKEMNDHGTVRVRKMVMKEGLEELFPLWKDEADDPQLDNLIKDIHADRFVRDFYVQSNEKNKKTKAGVSSEAETPSKKQKKGKKQKEVKINEGETAVVEEKESAKEKGRSEAVLLNIVAHLEKLDRKFDSRLTEYDTKFGDFSQGLLDTIGDIVKTTVEERLRVLGVSNSSQPEGQHVMVSEDNQHLESNSGQPDGQNVMVSEDNRQPDSNSGQPASKIPIDKQSEDSQPQKTPDKGQSEKNLADDIAKADAKGMGAKLNSKVVRDKTAGVKKNLDSAFGNADATNADLVSDSPGKEPPFGRGCRGLGKRNNLAADLERNEAELKKKQKEIPHGEAHEDIEFYRILITPRPWPIKEYGWLVQNHIASYIRVLIQRSKQDPSPFWSKRVAFIDSWFLESWVHDYKQFEVKPEMVKYKGSGYKGLANGLIPTDIQTKLRWFTDVDHLYGVLNTGGNHWVGFHADLHKEKVDCYDSIVGEQTLESDLRMLNFFGPLTRMIPAILNALIPDDIRVHTKKEFVFRRRTKRIVPQNNLRGDCGVYSLKFVECLALGVAFDGISDENIQGLRMKMAADVFNEGSCSLVGSFGDE from the exons ATGGATGTTTCCGAAGATCTAGCAAGGGATTACCCTCCAAGACTTTACCCTGAAGGGGCTtctatttttgaaaacaaaagcattAATACGAATAGCCATTTTTCTGAGATCCCTCGACTTAGACAAGCAATTGGAATAGATGTGTGGGATAATCTGAAGACGTATCCTGTTGGATTGATTGCTAAACTGGCTGAGAGCAAATTGGTGTGGTCTG TGCCGCTTGGGTACGGACCCAAGTTTGATGAACTTATAGAAGCTTTAACGGAGTGTCCATTCTCGAGTGCTGATCAGCGGAAATGGTATGGGCTGTTGTTTCTTCAAGCCATTGGACTTTATGGCTTGCATCATAATTGTAGAATACCCTTTGAAAGTGCAAAAAGAGTATTCGATGATGATGCCTTGATGACTTATCCTTGGGGTCGGACTGCATATGAATTTCTTGTTAATTCTATGAAGTTGTTGCATCCACAAGGAGGGTCGTACACCCTTAGCGGCTTCAAGGACGTGTTATTGGTTTGGGCGTATGAATCTGTCACAGTGTTCGGAGAGCTTTATGGCAGAAAAGTGAATCCAGACAAAATTCCGCTTTTGCGATGGGGTGGAAGTCGTACTCGTGCAAGTCTTGCTACTACAATAGCTAAGGAGATGAATGATCATGGAACG GTGCGTGTGAGGAAAATGGTGATGAAGGAGGGTCTAGAAGAGCTGTTTCCTCTGTGGAAGGATGAAGCAGATGACCCACAACTTGATAACCTAATTAAAGATATACATGCAGATAGGTTTGTTAGAGATTTTTATGTGCAATCGAatgagaagaacaaaaaaacgAAGGCTGGAGTTTCGTCAGAGGCTGAGACACCctcaaagaagcagaagaaaggtaagaaacagaaggaggTGAAAATCAATGAGGGTGAAACTGCTGTTGTAGAGGAGAAGGAGAGTGCAAAGGAGAAGGGTCGTAGCGAAGCGGTTCTGCTGAACATAGTTGCTCATCTCGAGAAGTTGGACCGAAAATTTGACTCGAGATTAACAGAATACGACACCAAGTTTGGAGATttttcccaaggccttttggataCCATTGGAGATATAGTGAAAACTACAGTTGAAGAGCGTCTGAGAGTTTTGGGGGTGTCCAATAGTAGTCAACCTGAAGGTCAACACGTGATGGTCTCAGAAGACAACCAACACCTGGAGTCCAATAGTGGTCAACCTGATGGTCAAAACGTGATGGTCTCAGAAGACAACCGACAGCCGGACTCCAATAGTGGTCAACCTGCATCTAAGATCCCTATTGATAAACAGTCCGAAGACAGCCAACCGCAAAAGACCCCTGATAAAGGCCAGTCTGAGAAGAATCTGGCAGATGATATTGCTAAAGCTGATGCAAAAGGTATGGGAGCAAAGCTGAATTCGAAGGTTGTCAGGGATAAGACTGCTGGGGTGAAAAAGAACTTGGATTCGGCGTTTGGTAATGCCGATGCAACAAATGCTGATTTGGTCTCTGATTCTCCTGGTAAGGAACCACCATTCGGACGCGGTTGCAGGGGCTTAGGGAAAAGAAATAACTTAGCGGCTGATTTGGAGAGGAATGAAGCTGAGttaaagaagaagcagaa GGAAATTCCACATGGAGAAGCTCACGAGGATATTGAGTTCTACAGAATCCTCATCACTCCAAGACCTTGGCCCATCAAAGAATATGGATGGCTGGTTCAAAAT CATATTGCTTCGTATATTAGAGTCCTCATTCAAAGGTCCAAACAAGATCCCAGCCCATTCTGGTCCAAGCGCGTTGCCTTTATAGACTCTTGGTTCCTTGAATCATGGGTTCACGATTATAAGCAGTTCGAAGTCAAACCGGAAATGGTCAAATACAAAGGAAGTGGTTACAAGGGGTTAGCAAACGGTTTGATCCCCACAGACATTCAGACAAAGTTGCGGTGGTTTACAGATGTAGATCACTTGTACGGAGTGCTTAATACTGGCGGCAATCATTGGGTGGGTTTTCACGCGGATCTGCATAAAGAGAAGGTTGATTGCTATGATTCAATCGTTGGAGAGCAAACACTCGAAAGTGATCTGAGAATGCTAAATTTCTTTGGGCCGCTTACTCGTATGATCCCTGCGATTCTGAATGCCCTTATTCCTGATGATATCCGAGTCCATACCAAGAAAGAGTTTGTATTCAGACGAAGAACAAAACGTATTGTTCCACAAAACAACCTGAGAGGCGACTGTGGAGTGTATTCATTGAAGTTCGTCGAGTGTCTAGCGCTTGGTGTAGCTTTTGATGGGATATCGGATGAAAATATTCAAGGTCTGAGAATGAAGATGGCAGCAGATGTCTTCAATGAAGGAAGTTGTAGTTTGGTAGGGTCGTTTGGCGATGAATGA